In Aulosira sp. FACHB-615, the genomic window TTGAAATTTATAAGCATAATCATAGTAATTCGGCGAAACAGAAATAATTGCATTAGGCTTGATTTGTTTCACCGCTTGATAAAGTTGGAGCATGAATGCTGTAATTTTATCCGCCCGCCATTGCACCCATGCTTGGGCTTGAGAGTTGGGGGGAGGTGGATTGCCAGTTTCTTCGGTATATAGTTTTATCGTGTAACTGTCGTAACCAAAATCCACAGGCAAACTCAGATGGTCATCAAATTGAATCCCATCAGCGTTGTATTTGGTAATGATTTCAACTACAAGGTCAGTAATAAATTTTTGGACTTCGGGATGGAAAGGATTAAACCAAGCTACTTCACCCGCCGCAGTAATTGAAGTTTGAGTTCCATCTTGCTTTTGTGTCAGCCAATTTGGGTGAGCGGATGCTAATTCTGAAGTTAAGGGAACCATAAACCCAAATTCAAACCAAGGTATAGTTACTAATCCTTGACGACGGCCTTGGTTAATAATGTCAGCAATGATATCTTGTCCTTCTGCACCTTTGAAGAAAAAGGGAATACCCTGCTGTTGTGCTACTGCACTGGGATATTTTGTATAACCATCATTCCAGACGACGGGATAGACTGTGTTAAAGTTCAGCCGCCGCAATTGAGCCATTGTATCCTGCACTTTGGCTTGATACTTCATAATATCGAAGTCGTTATTAGTCAGCCAAACACCGCGAATTTGTTGGCGGGGTGACTCAGATATTTGAGCATTTGTCGGTGTCCCATTGCCTAAAAATACCACGATGCTGAATGAGGTGATAAACAAAACTGGTAGAAGAGGCTGAATTGAGCGCCAGTTTAAAAATTGCCTAAATTTAGTCAATAACTGAGCTACCCAAGCATGAATTTTTAAGCTTTGGTATGGGAAAAATTGCAACATTAGTCAGCAGTTGTACTTAAGTTATGAAAGTTATTTATAACATTTAACTTGGATGCAGCAGTCAAATGACTGCACCAGTCAAACTAATGCACATTTGACGTAGTTAACAGTTTTTTTGTTCACGATTTATCTGGAATGGCTGTGGCGGGTAAAATTGCCAAACCCAACAACTTAATTCTTATTAGCAGTAATGATAAAAAGCATCAGTTGATGATTCATTTTTTTAGCTGATAAATTGATGGGTTATGGGCGGAATCAAATGATGATTATTCCTAGAGTATCATCAGCTTACATTTTACAAAATAAGAGTTAAAGTATTATCGATTAACGCCCTAACTGCATCATAATTACTATTCAAAAAAGGAGCAGCAAAATTATATGCGGATATTAATGCTATCGTCTACATTTCCCTACCCGCCCAGTCGTGGAGGAACAGAAATTAGAACTTTTAATTTACTGCGATATCTTCAATATAACCACGACATAACGTTAATTACACAGAGTAACAAGGAAACAACATCAGCCGAGATAGAGGAATTACGGAAATATGTGAGTGAATTGATTGTTTTTCCTTTACCGCCGGAACCCCAAGAAAAAAATGCGATCGCTCGTTTAGTCGGTAAAACAGTCCGGTTTTTAGAGTCGGTACTCAAAGCCACACCGCCAAATGTACTCCATCGCTATTCTCCAGAGATTCAAGCTTGGGTTGATGAATATGTCCGCGCCAGGAAGTGCGATGTAATTACTTGTGAACATAGCGTCAATGAAATTTATATTCAGCCAGACTACCGTCATCTAGTAAATACGGTGGTTGATGTTCACAGTTCTGTTTACGGCTGGATTCGTGATCATTTAGAAATGGGTGCGGCGCAAAATGCAACGCGCGATCGCCTTTATTTGTCTCTGGTTCTCAAACGCTACGAACAGCGTTATTGTAATAAGTTTTCTAACATTGTGGTGACAACCCAAGACGATCGCCAAGAATTTCTCAAACTGCGTCCTGATCTGGAAATTAAAGTGATTCCCAACGGCGTGGATTTAGAATTGTTTCCCTGTCGTCAACAAGACCCAGGCGGACATAAATTAATTTTTGTGGGTGCTATGGATGCTTCACATAATATTGATGCAGCATGTTTTTTTGCTGTTGAAGTTTTACCGCAACTACAAAAACATTATCCAGACACCACCTTTAGTATTGTTGGTGCTAGACCAACTCCCGAAGTTTTAGAGTTAAATAATCTTCCTGGTGTGATTGTGACTGGGCGTGTGGCTTCCATGACAGAATATTTACACCAGTCTACAGTGTGTGTAGTGCCGCTCCGCACTGGTTTTGGCATTAAAAATAAAACCTTGGAAGCAATGGCCGCAGGTGTACCTGTTGTAGCCAGCGATCGCGGTTTGGAAGGATTAGCTGTAGATATTGCAGATCAACCATTACGCGCTTTGAGAGCTAACACTCCAGCAGAATATGTCACAGCTATTAGTCAATTATTTGATCATCCCCAACTGCGTTCAGAATTATCTGAACAAGGTAGACAATTAGTAGAAACAGAATTCACCTGGGATATTGCTGGAAAACGTTATGAACAAGTTCTGCTACAGCAGTCTTAATACAGCGTTTTTCGATTGAGTACAGGAACGGAACCCAACATTTTCAAGGCTTTGTTGGGTTACGCTATCGCTACACCCAACCTACTATTCTCTTAACTGAAGCGTATTGTATTATAAATTATGTATAAATAAATAAATCCCCGACTTAATCACAAAGTCGGGGATTTGAGTTAATTAAATTCAACTTTAATTCTACTGCCGCATCGAAGGAGCCGCAAAAATTCTACTGTTGATGGGAACGCGAAATGTCGGCTGAGGCTTGGTAGGGTTATTAGTTACCGCAACTGTATTCTCAGCAGTTTCAGATACAGTTGTTGATTTAACACTTGCAGAATTGTCTGCATTATCAACTAGCGATCGCTCATCATTATTCAATGATGTATTTTCAGATGAAACATTGCTATCTAATTCAGTTGCTTTAGCTTCTGTGTTAACTTGAGCGCGACAAGGAATGCAAATAAAACTAGAGACTACACTTAAAAGTAGTGCTAGTAAAGGACAAGTATATTGTTTCATTGCAGTGGTGTAGTGTTGGTTGGACTTCAGATTAGTGTTGCGTTGTGCTATTAAATTTCCGAGTTTTATCTTCATAAATAAGACAGAATAAGTGCTGCTATTTAAAAGCAATCTTTGAAATAAAACTCATCTAAAAAACAATTAGAAAATCAACTGATAGATGCACACTGATATAATAAATATGGGATTGATTCACAACGTGGAGCAACGCAACTATCAGCAATACTAAGAGAATAGCTAGTCATCTCTGAAGAGCAAAATTACGTATTTTACTACGTCTATTAATATTTATCAGGCTGCAATTTATTCGCATATTTAAGGATTGACATGGTATCAATATATAAAGTTTTTATCAATAATTATGTTGATTATGTTATCTACATCAAGTTTTTATTAACCATTAATCAATAGACGTATATCAGCTTGATCAAGTTTGATTAAAAGCAGAAACTTTAAAATTGGATATAAAGTCTTTATATTGAATAGCTAGGGAATAAAATTTACATTTGGCGATCGCAACCGGAGTTGAGTTATAAACATAACATCTGAATCTGCTGATTTAGACTCACAAAATAAATGTCTTTTAGTACTGCAATTTCTATTTATCTAGGAATATATGACATTGAAAAACTTCACAAAAGCCTTTGTTCTGAGTTTGGTGATTGTAAATTTTTGGTCAACCGCCCAAGCACAAACATCAACTAGTGAAACTGCTGCACTATCTCAAGAAGTGACTGTGCTGCGAAAACAGGGAAGCCAGGGATTGCAAAAATTCCTGAATACTCACAAAACTGAACTCAATACAAGTTCTTCCGGTGCAGTTGTGCCAAATCCGCAAATTCGCGCCGCCTTAGATCAACTTTGTCAACAGCGAGATTGCTATGCTTCGCGGTTGTATTGGTACACTGACTTAGAAGCAGCCAAAGCCGCCGCCAAGGCTAGTGGTAAACCTATTTTATCTCTGCGGTTGTTAGGCAGGCTAGATCAAGATTTAAGCTGTGCCAATAGTCGGTTTTTTCGTGTAGCACTATATCCCAATGCGGCAATTTCTCAAGCTTTACAAAATCGTTTTATTTTACATTGGCAATCAGTCAGACCTGTACCCAAAATTACCATTGATTTTGGAGATGGTCGCAAACTAGAGCGAACCATTACAGGCAACAGCATTCACTATATATTAGATGCTTCTGGTCGTCCGATTGATGCCATTCCGGGACTGTACGGCCCCAAAGCTTTTTTACGCCAGCTACAACAAGCTGAAGTTGCAGCCAAAGAATACAGTAAACTTCCTACTGCTCAACGTCAGACTTTTTTACAGAAATACCATAGCGATCGCCTAAATGCAATCCAAACTCAATGGACTGCTGATTTATCCCGCTTGGGGATTCAAACTCCTCCGAGATTAGTAGATAACCCATCACCCACAGCCGAAGTCGCAGGTTCTTTGGCGGTAACAAAAATGGCCGTCGAAACTCCGATGCTGAGTGCTTTACGTCCTGGTGCGGAAGCAAATCGCAATAACTTAGCAGCAATTACCGACCAACAAGCTTGGAATAAAATTGCTCAACTTTATGCCACTGATGCCAAACTTGATCAAAATAGCATCGCTTTAATCAGTGCCAAAAAATTCTCATCAACCAAAACTGAATCTGAAAATTTGCAAAAAATCGTCAATCAATTTGAAAATTTGATGGCTTTAGATTCCATCAGAAATGAATATATGTTGCATAGCCAAATTCATCAATGGTTTACCCAAGAAGCCCAAACTAGTGATGTAGCCGAATTGAACGAGAAAGTTTACGCGCAACTTTTTTTGACTCCTAGTTCTGACCCCTGGTTAGGACTTTTAGCCAACGATAGCTATAGTGCTATTGATAATGATGGTTTACGGTAAGCTATTAAGCACTTAGTTTGCAGTTTAGACCGCAGGGGAGCAGAGGGGCAGAGGAGAGAGTTTAAGTCATTTATGTACAATTTCAATAGTGCAGCTTAAATCCTGATTAGCTTAGTATAAGCTTGGCTATTGGTAAAGCTATACCTGCGGTAGTAGTGTGTTTATTCTTTTGATAGAAGTTAGCGATAAGATTCACAACTATCGTTGAGCTAAAGCAGTTCTACATCATTTGTAAATAACAGCATCCCCGATTTATCCACAGTCGGGGAACTAAAATGATTATTTTGAATACTGAGAAAGCATCTCATAAATATTTATTTGTGCGATCGCAGTCTCATTTTAGCCACTTTATTACAGATTTTTGAGCCAATTCTAAACTTTTATCACAAAAGTAAAAGCAATAACTACTAGTAGGCTGTAATATAAATTTAGACTGAATCTATGTTCATGGATTATCCTAAATCCTAAAAAATGCTCAATATTAAATATATAAAAGTTCTATTTGATATGTGAACAAAAGTGACAAGATAGGCAAGGCAAAAATTGATAAATTATTTGGTAATATTATATATGAAATATGATAATTGACCTAATTTTATCAAATAGCCAAGTCTCCATAAATAAACTATCTGTAGTATCTTGATGAGCATAAATTAAAAATAATCAATTCTAATATTTCAAATAAATCTAATACTAAATATCTCTGATAAAAAGCATCATTACGCAGTTTATCAGACCAATTATGTTGGTTAATAGAATCCTTAAATTTTGATGTTCTTTATATATGCAAGCAGATAGCACAATACGGTTCAGATAAGAAACCTAAATTACCACAAAATCAAAAAATAATGACTCAACAAAAAACGAAAGAATAATTTTGGAGGGGGTTTGGGGGAGCATCCCCCAAATCTTGCTCATTATCTAATAGGTAGAGCAGAAATTGAGAAATCAAATCTCATCACATTAACTGAACCGTATTGGCAGATAGCAGGACGACAAGATGAATATAAAATTATTTATCAAACGTTTAGAAGCCTTGCACAAACCTCTAGCAGATTTGCACCAAACTGCTAGTATTTTACCTTGGATTCCTGCCGATATGCTACCCCAGGCTTATCAAGAACTTTATAGTAATTCCAAGATGTTACAGTTAGCAGCAAAAGAACTGTATCAGCAAAATGAAGCACTTAAAGAAACACAAATTTTACTGGAAACCGAACGCCAAAATTACCAAAATTTATTTGAGTATGCGCCAGATGGCTCTTTAGTCACTGATAAAGCGGGGATTATTCAAAACGCCAACATAGCTGCAACGAAATTACTGAACATTCCCAAAAAATTTCTCATCGGCAAAGCTATAATTCAATTTGTTTGTTTAGAAGAAAGACAGCACTTTCGCCAAGAACTCCATCAGCTATATCAAGCAGATAGAACAAAAGAGTTAATTATTCGCTTGCAACAACGTCATGGCGAATATTTTGACGCAGCTTTCACAGTCAGAGTCATCCGTAACCCAGAAGGTAAGGCTATTAACTTACTCTGGTTACTGCGGAATATTAGCGATCGCCAGCAAACAGAATTACAATCAACCGAGAGTTACAGCGAGTTCATCCAAAATCGCCCTCGATACAAATATTCTAAAGGTGAAACGATTCCTCTCAATAACTCAGTGGTTTGGTATATTTTCCAAGGTTTAGTCAAACTCAGTACATTTTGTGAAACTGGCGAAGAAATCTTGTTAGGATTGGCAAAAACACAAATGGTGTTTGGTTCTGGGATGACTTCTCTATCCATTTACCAAGCTACTGCTTTATCAGATGTGGAGCTAGTACCAATTTATTTGTCAGAATTATCAGTTACACCAGCATTGAGTCATAGTTTGTTACCCAAAATCAATCAACGGTTACAACAAACAGAATCATTTTTAGTCATCTCCAAAAAGCAATTAGTCGAAGACCGTTTACAACATTTATTAGAACTTCTCAAACAGGAAATTGGTGAACCAGTAGAAGAAGGGACTCGCTTAAGCGTCCGCTTGACTCATGAAGATATAGCAAGTGCTTGCGGTACTACCAGAGTCACCATTACAAGATTGTTAGGAAAATTGCAACAACAAGGTTTAATTAGTATTGATGCTAAAAAACATATTATTTTAAAAGTGTAGGGCGTGTACTTATTCAAAACCCTGATACCTTTCGGCTGACGCTCACGGCGACATCCCATACCCCTTTCACCCCCACACCCAGTCTTCATAAACAATCTTTGTGCAGAAGTCCTGTTTGTGATATCCTTACCCAAAAATGACTTCACGCGATGTGCGACTTATTCTTGAAACCCCTCTCCAAACCTCTCACGCCAGTCGCTACAACGGAGGGAACCTCCGCAACGCGCTGGCTCCCCGAAACGGAGAGAGGCTTTGAATCTTGCTCCCCTTCCCTACCAGGGAAGGGGTTGGGGTTTAGGTTTGAGAGAAAGTCGCACACGGCGTGACTTCAGACTTCATACTTCATCAGTAACCTTGGATAGTAAATCTCCATCATCAGGCTATATTTTGGCTTTGGACTTGGGTACAACAGGCAATCGTGCTTTTTTGTTTAACCATGCAGGTCAAATTGTTGGGCAAGCATATAAAGAACTTACTCAGTATTATCCGCAGCCGGGTTGGTTAGAACATGACCCGGAAGAAATTTGGCGAGATACCTGCTGGGTAATGCAAAATGCGATCGCTAATGCTGAAATTGCGCCATCAGATATCGTCGCTTTGGGATTAACTGTACAACGGGAAACCTGCTTAATTTGGGATAAAACCACTGGTAAGCCGCTACATAAAGCCATTGTTTGGCAAGACCGCCGCACAGCACCCCTTTGCAATCAATTACAAGCCCAAGGTTACGCCGCCGAAATTTATGACCGCACTGGTTTGGTGATTGATGCTTATTTTTCGGCAACAAAGTTGAGATGGTTATTAGAAAATGTTGCAGAGATTGATTTAGACAATGTTTTGGCAGGCACAATTGATACTTGGGTATTGTGGAAATTAACAGGTGGGAAAGTCCACGCAACCGACCACAGCAACGCCAGCCGCACAATGTTAATGAACCTCAAAACCTGCACCTGGGATGAAAAGTTACTCGAAATATTGCAAATTCCGGCTCAGATTCTGCCCCAGATTCAACCCAGTTTAGGCAAATTTGGTGTGACTGATCAAACTTTGTTGGGTGCGGAAATTCCGATCACAGCGATTTTAGGCGACCAACAAGCAGCATTATTTGGTCATGGCTGCGATCGCCCTGGGTTAATGAAATGTACTTATGGCACTGGTAGCTTTTTGGTAGCTCATACAGGTGCAGAAATTGTGCGATCGCAACATCAACTCATTTCCACCTTGGCTTGGACACAAGCGCAAGACAACAGTAATTTAAAAATTGGTTACGCCTTAGAAGGCAGTATGTTTACTAGTGGCGCTTGTATCCAATGGTTGCGCGATGGCATCAAACTGATCAAAACTGCCGCCGAAACCGAAGCAATGGCTAACCAAGTGTCAGATAACGGCGGCGTGTATTTTGTCCCTGCCTTTAGTGGACTCGGTGCGCCACACTGGGATATGAATGCTAGAGGAGCTTTTTTTGGCATTACCGCCAGCGTCCAACCCCAACATTTAGTGCGGGCTGTTTTAGAAGCGATCGCTTACCAAGTTGTGGAAGTTGTTCAAGCCATCAATGCTTGTTCTCCTACGCCAATGAAGCGGTTAATCGTCGATGGCGGTGCTTGTGAAAATAACTTTCTGATGCAATTTCAAGCCGATGTCTTGGGCATCCCCGTAGAACGCCCAAAAATGCGCGATACCACCGTACAAGGAGTAGCATTTGCCGCCGGTTTAGCCGTTGGATTTTGGGACAGCTACACCACATTAGTTAATCAACGGCAAATAGACCACATCTTTGAGCCTAATCCAGCCAGGAATAACGCCTTGGCTAACTTTAGCACTTGGCAAAAAGCAGTTCAGCGTAGTTTAGCCTGGGTAGATTAAGTACGTAGAGAGTAATGAGTGTTGAGTGTTGAGTGTTGAGTGCTGAGTGCTGAGTGCTGAGTGCTGAGTGCTGAGTGCTGAGTGCTGAGTGCTGAGTGCTGAGTGCTGAGTGCTGAGTGCTGAGTGCTGAGTAATGAGTAAAAAAATTTTCCCCTACTCCCCACTCCCTACCCCCTACTCCCTACTCCCCACTCCCTACCCCCTACTCCCCACTCCCCACTCCCCACTCCCCACTCCCCACTCCCCACCCCCTACTCCCCACTCCCCTTACGAACTAACTTTGTATCCCAAGTGTAAAAGCCGACTGTATCAGGCATTCTAGAGAATCTTCCTATGCGATAACCGCGTGAGAGTTCATTTAGTACCTTACTTTTCACTTCTCGCACTTCTTCTGCGTTCAGATTGCCATAAATTCCCGTGATGACTTCAGCCACGCTAAAAACTTTCCCTGGATGTTGCCTAAAGAAAATAGTTAAAGCATCAATCAAAAATTGTCCTTCATAGGCTTTGAGCATTGGAACAACTTTTGCTTGTGGTACGACAACCGGTTTCTTCTTAGTTTTCCCAGTCTTAGAGTTACTGGTGGTTTGATTGGTGGTGACTAAACTCAAATCTAGGGTGTAACAACCAGGTTCATTCGGTATACCAAACCAAGCTTGTCTTTCTCTACCTTGGGTGAGTGAAGATTGCACTCTACCTTTGACCACTTTAAAGACATGGGGGTCTAAGTCACCATAAAGCGATCGCACAATGAAATCTATGTGGCAAACAGTACCCAGATGTTGTTCTAATAGCTGTTTGATAGCTTCCATCCGAGTTAAAGAGTTATACTCACTCAACATCGGAATATCTACATTGTTCAGCGAGAAATCTCTGTTTGAGAAACTAAAGTCTGTAGCTGGGGACTCGTTGACGTTGGTTGTTGCAGCAGAACTATCTGTTTCTAATGCTTCTGTGTTTGGTTGTGGTGAATCTGGATGCGCCGCTAATTCACCATCAGATTTCTGAGATGAAGGAGATAAAAGTAAATCTTCTTTAGAGGCCGAAAGCATTTCGTTCACAACTTCAACCGTCAGTAGCTTGTTGTTAGCTTCTGAAAGTGACGACCAACTAGATAACAAACCTTCAACATTATCGAGTTGCGATCGCGCCTGATTGTATAAAGTGCCATATTCTTCAACCAATCGCGCATAGTAGTCTCGTAACTCTAACAAAGGCGTGATTAATGATTGTGGGGGTGGTTCCAATTGCAATTGCGGTTTCATAAAGCGTTACATCAACCCAACGTGGTGTCACTTGTATAAGTCATTGGCCTTGGTTTGGCTTTTTGAGATGGCTGCGGAGATTTGCGTGGTGCTTGTGGGGGACGGCAGCTTTCGCAATATAAAGGACGAGGGCCAAAAGTCTCGCGTTTAGTTGTCTGATTGCATTCTTTACAGACAAAGTGAAACACCCTGGTGTGAATTAGTCTTTTATGCGCTCTAACAGTGTATTCCTGCACG contains:
- a CDS encoding helix-turn-helix domain-containing protein, with translation MNIKLFIKRLEALHKPLADLHQTASILPWIPADMLPQAYQELYSNSKMLQLAAKELYQQNEALKETQILLETERQNYQNLFEYAPDGSLVTDKAGIIQNANIAATKLLNIPKKFLIGKAIIQFVCLEERQHFRQELHQLYQADRTKELIIRLQQRHGEYFDAAFTVRVIRNPEGKAINLLWLLRNISDRQQTELQSTESYSEFIQNRPRYKYSKGETIPLNNSVVWYIFQGLVKLSTFCETGEEILLGLAKTQMVFGSGMTSLSIYQATALSDVELVPIYLSELSVTPALSHSLLPKINQRLQQTESFLVISKKQLVEDRLQHLLELLKQEIGEPVEEGTRLSVRLTHEDIASACGTTRVTITRLLGKLQQQGLISIDAKKHIILKV
- a CDS encoding glycosyltransferase family 4 protein; amino-acid sequence: MRILMLSSTFPYPPSRGGTEIRTFNLLRYLQYNHDITLITQSNKETTSAEIEELRKYVSELIVFPLPPEPQEKNAIARLVGKTVRFLESVLKATPPNVLHRYSPEIQAWVDEYVRARKCDVITCEHSVNEIYIQPDYRHLVNTVVDVHSSVYGWIRDHLEMGAAQNATRDRLYLSLVLKRYEQRYCNKFSNIVVTTQDDRQEFLKLRPDLEIKVIPNGVDLELFPCRQQDPGGHKLIFVGAMDASHNIDAACFFAVEVLPQLQKHYPDTTFSIVGARPTPEVLELNNLPGVIVTGRVASMTEYLHQSTVCVVPLRTGFGIKNKTLEAMAAGVPVVASDRGLEGLAVDIADQPLRALRANTPAEYVTAISQLFDHPQLRSELSEQGRQLVETEFTWDIAGKRYEQVLLQQS
- the glpK gene encoding glycerol kinase GlpK, whose translation is MDSKSPSSGYILALDLGTTGNRAFLFNHAGQIVGQAYKELTQYYPQPGWLEHDPEEIWRDTCWVMQNAIANAEIAPSDIVALGLTVQRETCLIWDKTTGKPLHKAIVWQDRRTAPLCNQLQAQGYAAEIYDRTGLVIDAYFSATKLRWLLENVAEIDLDNVLAGTIDTWVLWKLTGGKVHATDHSNASRTMLMNLKTCTWDEKLLEILQIPAQILPQIQPSLGKFGVTDQTLLGAEIPITAILGDQQAALFGHGCDRPGLMKCTYGTGSFLVAHTGAEIVRSQHQLISTLAWTQAQDNSNLKIGYALEGSMFTSGACIQWLRDGIKLIKTAAETEAMANQVSDNGGVYFVPAFSGLGAPHWDMNARGAFFGITASVQPQHLVRAVLEAIAYQVVEVVQAINACSPTPMKRLIVDGGACENNFLMQFQADVLGIPVERPKMRDTTVQGVAFAAGLAVGFWDSYTTLVNQRQIDHIFEPNPARNNALANFSTWQKAVQRSLAWVD